The following proteins are co-located in the Bombus pyrosoma isolate SC7728 linkage group LG12, ASM1482585v1, whole genome shotgun sequence genome:
- the LOC122573941 gene encoding LOW QUALITY PROTEIN: metabotropic glutamate receptor 6-like (The sequence of the model RefSeq protein was modified relative to this genomic sequence to represent the inferred CDS: substituted 1 base at 1 genomic stop codon) yields the protein MLSFVESRSSHAGCLPRWLILRRSTHGRTVERRAITTTTMTVMIRVLCTTSLFAVVLSNSVERSPRTTIGDGRVRYANVTGELLLGGLFPVHRKGNNGKSCGEIQGEDGIQPLEAMLYTIERINENPRILPGVRLGALAFDTCDHPIYALEQAFYFVKGFMARENRSNDEGYRCADRSVAKFLNGEFDRVVAVLGAQSSSVTIQVASVLALFPVPQISYMATSPFLSSKERFPRFFRTVPSDVNQARAMLEVLRRFEWSYVSVVYTDSEYGDHGYETLASLASEYSICFSAPHRISEDRFTDDDYDNVVRTIAEKTDVRVVVLFAEKSTTLRVLEAARRVGVGSRFVWLGSDSWPDNRDVESRETAMLEGALAVQPLYAPLSGFDEYFTGLTLDHERSNPWFREFWRTYHDCTDEERERFRSNVFXRHVDCQDPRLRIERSTGYKQRRFLHFVRDAVYAVAHALHNMRTEVCGQGSVGLCDEMRPPNMDAFFEYLTNVSFKDEAGNAFEFVDAVDGPPRYSILNYQRKANGFYHWAVIGNYTLNEDGQAVLRLDRDRLWFRDERSGDFPTSSCSRPCGSNRIMVRSKEDPCCWRCQSCGFYRYKVDELRCEECEPGTIPTRNGSGCEPIPEQFVDYSNPWAIGAMTVAVSGMALTAFVCSVFWIYRHTPMIKASGRELSFLLLVGAFSCFSMTFAVVSKPSVESCAVVRFGIGFCYTICYAALSTKINRIHRIFNDPGRSPRKRRFTSPRSQLTIASILVLVEIAFDVGWLFKEPPAIQRSYPSRDANVRVCRGSEDGSYVIGLIYPFLLTVASTFYAIKTRKCPEGFNETRRIAFANYATIVLWLAFVPLYLASTSNVVRVITLALSLSLNGLVQLLCLFLPKVYVVLIKPEKNTRELVMARHSSHPTTPGTPITPELASASPSFVGDRSKPAVGDSLRFEQISV from the exons ATGCTTTCGTTCGTCGAATCGCGTTCGTCGCACGCAGGCTGCTTGCCTCGCTGGCTGATTCTCCGACGGTCGACGCACGGCAGAACGGTGGAAAGACGCGCGataacgacgacgacgatgacggtCATGATTCGCGTGCTATGCACGACCAGTCTGTTCGCCGTCGTTCTGTCCAATTCCGTCGAACGTTCTCCGCGTACGACTATCGGGGACGGTCGGGTCCGGTACGCCAACGTGACGGGCGAGCTGCTGCTGGGAGGTCTGTTTCCCGTGCATCGTAAAGGGAACAACGGCAAGAGTTGCGGCGAGATACAG GGGGAAGATGGCATTCAACCGTTGGAAGCGATGCTGTACACGATCGAACGTATCAACGAGAATCCGCGAATACTTCCGGGTGTGCGGCTGGGCGCGCTGGCGTTCGACACCTGCGATCACCCGATCTACGCTCTGGAGCAAGCGTTCTACTTCGTGAAGG GTTTCATGGCGCGCGAGAACCGATCCAACGACGAGGGATACCGGTGCGCGGATCGCAGCGTGGCAAAGTTCTTAAACGGGGAGTTCGATCGCGTGGTCGCGGTGCTCGGCGCTCAATCGAGCTCCGTCACCATCCAG GTAGCGTCGGTGCTGGCTCTGTTCCCGGTGCCGCAGATCTCGTACATGGCCACGTCGCCGTTTCTCAGCAGCAAGGAGAGATTTCCACGGTTTTTCCGCACGGTTCCGAGCGACGTGAACCAGGCGCGAGCGATGCTGGAAGTTCTTCG CCGGTTCGAGTGGTCGTACGTGTCGGTCGTTTACACGGACTCGGAGTACGGAGACCACGGATACGAGACGCTGGCTTCCCTCGCCTCGGAGTACTCCATATGCTTCAGCGCCCCGCATCGGATCAGCGAAGATCGTTTCACCGACGACGATTACGACAACGTGGTGCGCACGATCGCCGAGAAGACGGACGTCCGAG TGGTGGTATTGTTCGCGGAAAAGTCGACCACTCTGCGGGTGCTGGAGGCGGCGAGACGCGTCGGCGTCGGCTCGCGATTCGTTTGGCTGGGCAGCGACTCGTGGCCGGATAATCGCGACGTGGAGAGTCGAGAAACCGCGATGTTGGAGGGTGCTCTCGCGGTTCAACCGCTGTACGCCCCGCTCTCCGGCTTCGACGAATACTTTACGGGGTTGACGCTCGACCACGAGCGCAGCAATCCTTGGTTCCGAGAGTTTTGGCGAACCTATCACGACTGCACGGACGA agagagagagaggttcCGTTCGAACGTTTTCTAGCGGCATGTCGACTGCCAAGATCCGAGATTAAGGATCGAGCGCAGTACCGGCTACAAGCAGCGGAGATTTCTGCATTTCGTTCGAGACGCTGTATACGCGGTGGCTCACGCTCTTCACAACATGCGAACGGAGGTTTGCGGCCAAGGTTCGGTCGGACTTTGCGACGAGATGCGTCCTCCGAACATGGACGCGTTCTTCGAATACCTAACCAACGTGTCTTTCAAAG ACGAAGCTGGCAACGCATTCGAATTCGTGGATGCGGTCGACGGACCTCCGAGATACTCCATTCTGAATTATCAGCGCAAGGCAAACGGTTTCTATCACTGGGCGGTCATCGGCAATTACACGC TGAACGAAGACGGGCAAGCGGTGTTGCGGTTGGATCGGGACAGGTTGTGGTTTAGAGACGAACGGTCCGGCGATTTTCCGACGTCGTCGTGTTCCCGGCCCTGCGGCTCGAATCGAATCATGGTGAGAAGCAAAGAGGACCCGTGCTGCTGGAGGTGTCAAAGCTGCGGTTTCTATCGGTACAAGGTGGACGAGCTGAGATGCGAAGAGTGCGAGCCGGGGACGATTCCGACGAGGAACGGGTCTGGCTGCGAACCTATCCCCGAACAGTTCGTCGACTACTCGAATCCGTGGGCGATCGGCGCGATGACGGTAGCCGTTTCCG GTATGGCACTGACCGCGTTCGTCTGCTCGGTGTTTTGGATCTATCGGCATACGCCGATGATCAAAGCGTCCGGTCGAGAGCTGTCGTTTCTACTGTTGGTCGGCGCGTTCAGCTGCTTCTCGATGACGTTCGCCGTGGTGTCCAAGCCCAGCGTGGAAAGTTGCGCCGTGGTCCGATTCGGCATCGGATTCTGCTACACCATCTGCTACGCCGCGCTCTCCACCAAGATCAATCGAATTCACAGGATATTCAACGATCCCGGCCGCAGTCCCCGCAAACGACG GTTCACCAGCCCGAGGTCTCAGCTGACGATCGCGTCGATTCTCGTTCTGGTGGAGATCGCGTTCGACGTCGGCTGGCTCTTCAAGGAACCACCGGCGATCCAGCGCTCGTATCCCAGCAGAGACGCGAACGTAAGAGTGTGTCGGGGCTCCGAGGACGGCTCCTACGTGATCGGTTTGATCTACCCGTTCCTGTTGACCGTCGCGTCCACGTTCTACGCGATCAAGACGAGAAAGTGCCCGGAGGGATTCAACGAGACCCGACGCATCGCGTTCGCCAATTACGCGACGATCGTGCTGTGGCTGGCGTTCGTGCCCCTCTACTTGGCCTCCACGAGCAACGTCGTCAGGGTAATTACTCTGGCGTTGTCGCTGTCGCTGAACGGACTGGTCCAGCTGCTCTGCCTGTTTCTCCCGAAGGTGTACGTGGTGCTGATCAAACCGGAGAAGAACACGAGGGAGCTGGTGATGGCCAGGCACTCGTCTCACCCGACGACGCCCGGTACGCCGATCACGCCGGAGCTCGCGTCCGCCTCGCCGTCGTTCGTcggcgatcgatcgaaaccGGCCGTCGGCGACTCTCTCCGGTTCGAGCAAATTTCCGTCTAA
- the LOC122573936 gene encoding CCR4-NOT transcription complex subunit 9, with the protein MTKMGSQQSPAALQSTVDREKVYAWIIELSNSETRENALLELSKKREVVPDLAPMLWHSFGTIASLLQEIINIYPAINPATLTAYQSNRVCNALALLQCVASHPETRSSFLQAHVPLFLYPFLHTVSKTRPFEYLRLTSLGVIGALVKTDEQEVITFLLTTEIIPLCLRIMESGSELSKTVATFILQKILLDDSGLSYICQTYDRFSHVAMILGKMVLSLAKDPSARLLKHVVRCYLRLSDNPRALLALRQCLPDQLRDNTFATCLQEDASTKHWLNQLLKNLETGPQPVPPTQPGQQDPRNIGLSPLAS; encoded by the exons ATGACGAAAATGGGTTCGCAGCAAAGTCCAGCCGCGTTGCAGTCGACGGTGGATCGCGAGAAGGTTTACGCCTGGATAATCGAATTGTCGAATTCGGAGACGAGAGAGAACGCGTTGCTGGAACTTAGCAAGAAACGGGAGGTAGTGCCCGATTTGGCTCCGATGCTTTGGCATTCGTTCGGAACGATCGCGTCGCTGCTTCAAGAGATAATAAACATATATCCCGCCATCAATCCAGCCACTCTAACCGCGTATCAGAGCAATCGAGTGTGCAACGCGTTGGCTCTGTTGCAGTGCGTTGCCAGTCACCCGGAAACCAGATCCTCGTTTCTGCAG gCTCACGTGCCGCTGTTCTTATATCCGTTTCTACACACGGTCAGCAAGACCCGTCCGTTCGAGTATCTTCGATTGACCAGTTTGGGAGTGATAGGAGCTTTGGTAAAGACCGACGAGCAAGAGGTGATCACGTTCTTGCTCACTACGGAGATCATCCCGCTTTGCTTACGCATCATGGAGAGCGGCTCCGAATTAAGCAAGACGGTGGCTACGTTCATCCTGCAGAAGATTTTACTCGACGATAGCGGTCTTTCCTACATCTGCCAGACGTACGATCGATTCAGTCACGTTGCCATGATTTTAGGAAAGATGGTCTTATCCTTGGCCAAAGATCCTTCCGCCAGGCTGTTGAAGCACGTGGTCAGATGTTATCTCAGACTCTCGGACAATCCAAG GGCATTACTGGCGCTCAGACAGTGTTTACCCGACCAGCTGAGGGACAACACGTTCGCCACTTGTCTGCAAGAAGACGCGTCTACGAAACACTGGTTGAACCAACTTTTAAAGAATTTAGAGACCGGCCCACAACCCGTGCCTCCGACGCAACCGGGTCAACAGGATCCTAGAAATATCGGCTTGTCGCCTCTTGCTTCCTAA
- the LOC122573926 gene encoding sodium-coupled monocarboxylate transporter 2-like isoform X1 — MDGSGGSTQRSFDTIDCVVFAGMLAISVVIGVYQAYKSRKNEDAVREYLVGGQNMSIFPITMSLIASYISGITILGLPAEMYVYGTQYWCVVIADLFVSLTMTMVYLPVFYGLGITSSYEYLNLRFNGAVRLMGSVMFLIKMLLYIPLVIYVPAVAFNQVTGINLHAIAVLVCVVCIFYTTLGGLKAVVWTDAIQTIVMFGGVIAIAIIGTNQVGGFEQVWRRNRDTDRIEFFDMDLDPTTRHTFWTVVVGNYFNWLASCSVNQSMVQRCLAMSNLKRANATIAIMAIGIISIVSLSCYTGIVIFAAFYDCDPIKTKRIKKSDQLLPFFVMEMTESIPGLPGLFVAGVFSAALSTMSTGLNSMSGVIYEDMIKPWLRVSLSEVAASRVMKLTVLLMGTVCVTLVYLVEKLSGLIQAAKSLSGITAGPLLGVFTLGMFFPLANSAGALVGGFVSLNLVAWISFGTQAAISSGKIHFPTKPVSIDGCPESLKSQATNFTLDVETAIKEPPFFLYRMSYLWYTWLGCLTAILVGLLVSWITGPNKRTPGDEKLYTPVIHGLLRDSVAIAAKRQQEGVVTELEKMDGSCRATTA; from the exons ATGGACGGTAGCGGCGGTTCGACGCAGAGGTCGTTCGATACGATCGATTGTGTGGTGTTTGCCGGAATGCTGGCGATCTCGGTTGTCATCGGCGTATATCAGGCGTATAAGTCGCGAAAGAACGAGGACGCGGTTCGCGAGTACTTGGTGGGCGGGCAAAATATGTCCATCTTCCCTATAACGATGTCGCTGATAGCCAG CTACATATCGGGAATAACGATCCTTGGTCTACCAGCCGAGATGTACGTCTACGGAACGCAGTACTGGTGCGTGGTAATCGCCGATTTGTTCGTCTCCTTGACGATGACCATGGTCTATCTACCGGTGTTTTACGGCCTCGGCATAACTTCGTCTTACGAG TATCTCAACCTGAGGTTCAACGGCGCCGTTCGACTCATGGGTTCCGTCATGTTTCTCATAAAAATG TTGCTGTATATCCCCCTCGTGATATACGTTCCCGCGGTGGCGTTCAATCAAGTCACTGGAATAAACCTGCACGCGATCGCGGTGCTAGTCTGCGttgtttgcatattttataccaCTTTG GGTGGCTTGAAAGCGGTTGTTTGGACCGACGCGATTCAGACGATCGTCATGTTCGGCGGAGTGATAGCGATTGCGATAATCGGCACGAACCAAGTAGGCGGATTCGAACAAGTTTGGAGGAGAAATCGCGACACCGATCGAATCGAGTTTTTCGA TATGGACTTGGATCCAACAACCAGACACACCTTCTGGACCGTTGTCGTCGGTAACTACTTCAACTGGTTGGCCAGCTGTTCCGTGAATCAATCGATGGTGCAACGATGCTTGGCCATGTCCAACTTGAAGAGGGCCAACGC AACGATCGCGATCATGGCGATCGGTATAATTAGCATCGTTTCGCTGAGCTGCTACACCGGCATCGTCATCTTTGCGGCGTTCTACGATTGCGACCCTATCAAGACCAAG cgaattaaaaaatcggACCAACTCCTACCGTTTTTCGTGATGGAGATGACCGAGTCGATTCCAGGACTGCCTGGACTATTCGTCGCGGGGGTGTTTAGCGCGGCGCTCAG CACCATGTCAACCGGATTGAACTCCATGTCTGGCGTCATCTACGAGGACATGATAAAACCGTGGCTGCGAGTATCTCTATCGGAAGTAGCGGCCAGTCGAGTGATGAAGCTGACGGTGCTGTTGATGGGGACCGTTTGCGTGACGCTCGTTTACCTCGTCGAGAAACTCAGCGGACTGATTCAG GCTGCCAAAAGCCTGTCGGGGATCACAGCCGGACCGTTGCTCGGAGTCTTTACGCTGGGCATGTTTTTCCCGCTCGCAAATTCCGCG GGAGCGTTGGTCGGCGGGTTCGTTAGTTTGAACTTGGTCGCTTGGATCTCGTTCGGCACTCAGGCAGCCATATCCAGTGGAAAGATTCATTTCCCGACCAAGCCGGTGTCCATCGACGGATGTCCGGAATCGCTCAAGAGTCAGGCTACCAATTTTACGCTGGACGTCGAAACCGCGATCAA GGAACCACCCTTCTTTCTCTACAGAATGTCGTACCTTTGGTACACGTGGCTCGGCTGTCTAACCGCGATACTCGTCGGACTGCTCGTCTCGTGGATCACGGGGCCGAACAAACGCACGCCGGGCGATGAGAAGCTCTACACGCCCGTTATTCACGGTTTGTTGCGCGATTCGGTCGCGATCGCCGCCAAACGGCAACAG GAGGGCGTCGTCACGGAACTCGAGAAAATGGACGGAAGCTGTCGCGCGACCACAGCTTGA
- the LOC122573930 gene encoding scavenger receptor class B member 1-like, with translation MGEKSIAWAVRRSLNGGSRRRRSRLVYGFAALISLATFVLFWCTNVFRDAILSNLELRNGTPTFLMWQRPPVGLRVNVYVFNYTNVHEFESGNASKLKVQEVGPFVYRENFSRANVRLDENRTVTYQEERSFQWIAGKSESQKVIVPNVLLMSTLAYSRDLNYLLQIGFTMLLAGLKLRAKPFLELPVGEFFWGYEDELFEMGKRFLPSRKFLPHDKFGILAFRNGLNADRITMHTGIDDLRNLGLIQRINGRESHRVWEDERCDRIYGTDGSMFPPDWIEQPNATLYVYAKEFCRPLPFRYERRSFSNGIPTLRYKLPSNVFTSSRSENSCFCPKESYDSITRVCPPAGTLNVSACNSGSPLIVSFPHFYSGDESLFQKIEGLTPREEHHGSYVDLHSRLGVTVATRMRFQLNLEVRKAVGMPFSGNLEDGSILPLIWIDTRMDDLPESIRQIFYRGHYLVNAIEAGFQWCSLVGVVISFGAFLAALKREDESNDAKPVVDRTELDRL, from the exons ATGGGAGAGAAGAGTATAGCGTGGGCGGTTCGAAGAAGCTTGAACGGAGGATCGCGAAGACGGCGATCTAGATTGGTATACGGATTCGCCGCGTTGATCAGCCTGGCCACGTTCGTTCTGTTTTGGTGCACGAACGTGTTTCGCGACGCGATTCTCTCGAATCTCGAGCTACGAAACGGTACGCCGACGTTTCTGATGTGGCAACGGCCGCCGGTCGGCCTACGGGTCAACGTTTACGTTTTCAATTACACGAACGTGCACGAGTTCGAGAGCGGAAACGCGAGCAAGCTGAAGGTGCAAGAGGTTGGCCCGTTCGTCTATCGAGAGAATTTCAGCCGAGCGAACGTCCGCCTCGACGAGAATCGAACGGTCACGTATCAGGAGGAGAGGAGCTTCCAATGGATCGCCGGGAAATCGGAGAGTCAGAAGGTGATCGTACCGAACGTGTTGCTCATGTCGACGCTCGCCTACTCCCGAGATCTCAACTACCTGCTGCAAATCGGCTTCACGATGCTTCTGGCTGGCTTGAAGTTACGCGCGAAACCGTTTCTCGAATTGCCGGTCGGCGAATTCTTTTGGGGCTACGAAGACGAACTGTTCGAAATGGGCAAACGGTTTCTACCGTCGCGAAAGTTCCTACCTCACGATAAATTTGGAATTCTGGCATTC AGAAACGGCTTGAACGCGGATCGCATCACGATGCACACGGGAATCGACGATCTTCGGAATCTCGGGCTGATCCAGCGAATCAATGGACGCGAAAGTCATCGAGTGTGGGAAGACGAGAGATGCGACCGAATCTACGGTACCGACGGCAGCATGTTCCCACCGGACTGGATCGAACAGCCAAACGCCACGCTTTACGTCTACGCGAAAGAGTTTTGCAGGCCATTGCCGTTTCGTTACGAGCGTCGCAGCTTCTCCAACGGTATTCCCACTTTAAG GTACAAATTACCGAGCAACGTTTTCACGTCGAGCCGCAGCGAAAACTCGTGTTTTTGCCCGAAGGAATCGTACGATTCGATCACCAGAGTATGCCCTCCAGCTGGAACGTTGAACGTTTCCGCTTGCAACTCCGGATCACCGTTGATCGTCTCCTTTCCCCATTTTTACTCGGGCGACGAGTCCTTGTTCCAGAAGATCGAAGGACTGACACCCCGAGAGGAACATCACGGTAGCTACGTGGATCTGCATTCG CGTTTGGGCGTTACAGTGGCTACCAGAATGAGATTTCAGCTGAATCTAGAAGTACGAAAAGCGGTTGGCATGCCGTTCTCGGGAAATCTCGAAGACGGCTCGATCCTGCCCTTGATCTGGATCGACACCAGAATGGACGATCTGCCGGAATCGATTCGCCAGATTTTTTATCGCGGTCACTACCTGGTGAACGCCATCGAGGCCGGATTTCAATGGTGCAGCCTGGTCGGTGTCGTCATCTCGTTCGGTGCTTTTCTCGCCGCTTTGAAGAGAGAAGACGAATCGAACGACGCGAAACCGGTCGTCGACCGAACCGAACTCGATCGGCTTTGA
- the LOC122573926 gene encoding sodium-coupled monocarboxylate transporter 2-like isoform X2: MDGSGGSTQRSFDTIDCVVFAGMLAISVVIGVYQAYKSRKNEDAVREYLVGGQNMSIFPITMSLIASYISGITILGLPAEMYVYGTQYWCVVIADLFVSLTMTMVYLPVFYGLGITSSYEYLNLRFNGAVRLMGSVMFLIKMGGLKAVVWTDAIQTIVMFGGVIAIAIIGTNQVGGFEQVWRRNRDTDRIEFFDMDLDPTTRHTFWTVVVGNYFNWLASCSVNQSMVQRCLAMSNLKRANATIAIMAIGIISIVSLSCYTGIVIFAAFYDCDPIKTKRIKKSDQLLPFFVMEMTESIPGLPGLFVAGVFSAALSTMSTGLNSMSGVIYEDMIKPWLRVSLSEVAASRVMKLTVLLMGTVCVTLVYLVEKLSGLIQAAKSLSGITAGPLLGVFTLGMFFPLANSAGALVGGFVSLNLVAWISFGTQAAISSGKIHFPTKPVSIDGCPESLKSQATNFTLDVETAIKEPPFFLYRMSYLWYTWLGCLTAILVGLLVSWITGPNKRTPGDEKLYTPVIHGLLRDSVAIAAKRQQEGVVTELEKMDGSCRATTA; this comes from the exons ATGGACGGTAGCGGCGGTTCGACGCAGAGGTCGTTCGATACGATCGATTGTGTGGTGTTTGCCGGAATGCTGGCGATCTCGGTTGTCATCGGCGTATATCAGGCGTATAAGTCGCGAAAGAACGAGGACGCGGTTCGCGAGTACTTGGTGGGCGGGCAAAATATGTCCATCTTCCCTATAACGATGTCGCTGATAGCCAG CTACATATCGGGAATAACGATCCTTGGTCTACCAGCCGAGATGTACGTCTACGGAACGCAGTACTGGTGCGTGGTAATCGCCGATTTGTTCGTCTCCTTGACGATGACCATGGTCTATCTACCGGTGTTTTACGGCCTCGGCATAACTTCGTCTTACGAG TATCTCAACCTGAGGTTCAACGGCGCCGTTCGACTCATGGGTTCCGTCATGTTTCTCATAAAAATG GGTGGCTTGAAAGCGGTTGTTTGGACCGACGCGATTCAGACGATCGTCATGTTCGGCGGAGTGATAGCGATTGCGATAATCGGCACGAACCAAGTAGGCGGATTCGAACAAGTTTGGAGGAGAAATCGCGACACCGATCGAATCGAGTTTTTCGA TATGGACTTGGATCCAACAACCAGACACACCTTCTGGACCGTTGTCGTCGGTAACTACTTCAACTGGTTGGCCAGCTGTTCCGTGAATCAATCGATGGTGCAACGATGCTTGGCCATGTCCAACTTGAAGAGGGCCAACGC AACGATCGCGATCATGGCGATCGGTATAATTAGCATCGTTTCGCTGAGCTGCTACACCGGCATCGTCATCTTTGCGGCGTTCTACGATTGCGACCCTATCAAGACCAAG cgaattaaaaaatcggACCAACTCCTACCGTTTTTCGTGATGGAGATGACCGAGTCGATTCCAGGACTGCCTGGACTATTCGTCGCGGGGGTGTTTAGCGCGGCGCTCAG CACCATGTCAACCGGATTGAACTCCATGTCTGGCGTCATCTACGAGGACATGATAAAACCGTGGCTGCGAGTATCTCTATCGGAAGTAGCGGCCAGTCGAGTGATGAAGCTGACGGTGCTGTTGATGGGGACCGTTTGCGTGACGCTCGTTTACCTCGTCGAGAAACTCAGCGGACTGATTCAG GCTGCCAAAAGCCTGTCGGGGATCACAGCCGGACCGTTGCTCGGAGTCTTTACGCTGGGCATGTTTTTCCCGCTCGCAAATTCCGCG GGAGCGTTGGTCGGCGGGTTCGTTAGTTTGAACTTGGTCGCTTGGATCTCGTTCGGCACTCAGGCAGCCATATCCAGTGGAAAGATTCATTTCCCGACCAAGCCGGTGTCCATCGACGGATGTCCGGAATCGCTCAAGAGTCAGGCTACCAATTTTACGCTGGACGTCGAAACCGCGATCAA GGAACCACCCTTCTTTCTCTACAGAATGTCGTACCTTTGGTACACGTGGCTCGGCTGTCTAACCGCGATACTCGTCGGACTGCTCGTCTCGTGGATCACGGGGCCGAACAAACGCACGCCGGGCGATGAGAAGCTCTACACGCCCGTTATTCACGGTTTGTTGCGCGATTCGGTCGCGATCGCCGCCAAACGGCAACAG GAGGGCGTCGTCACGGAACTCGAGAAAATGGACGGAAGCTGTCGCGCGACCACAGCTTGA